One part of the Borreliella afzelii genome encodes these proteins:
- the secD gene encoding protein translocase subunit SecD produces MKKGSKLILILLVTFFACLLIFPTLKWYFFMSIEDKKISSYSQEALRDYSKEKALNDLVKLKELYNKDPNSSIPPSLSYLIPIAKNNYKSSMKTPPKIFTVKSLREGFLTDSDMGEVSLEIYRYYENIKKSKSRIIHLGLDLSGGMSVTISLDYSSVEKKLGRSLTFAEKEDAIYRIMQILKDRVDRFGLTEPKIAREAGGNKIFLDIPGEKDESRVGTLLSGKGNLTFYVVDDESTSLLHKKILEAGSLFSIAEIQTNMNLPDSKQIFPWYVKDPYGVDDESSVRYYVVDASPENSFDGAHIKDAGVSNDPRTGRDIVAFNLDVDGSEKFFKFTQKNVGKSLAVVMEGKIKSVAGIGYAITGGNVSIQGDSFDKKEALDLALVFKTAAFPVEIKIDDLRIIGPTLGAKTIDLGVKASVLALCLVFLFMCVYYGLSGLVAGFSLVIYNVFLILAILSAFNFTLTLTSIAGLILTMGMAVDINIVIYERIKEEIREGRKFEKAFEDGFKKAFLSIMDANITTFIAVLFLTLLGTGVIQGFAWSLSVGIVASLFSSLIFSRFILEFIISVRKSKFVSISWSSKYAKSN; encoded by the coding sequence ATGAAAAAAGGATCTAAGCTTATATTGATATTGTTGGTAACGTTTTTTGCGTGTCTTTTAATATTCCCGACTTTAAAGTGGTATTTTTTTATGAGCATTGAGGATAAAAAAATAAGCTCATATTCACAAGAGGCTTTAAGGGATTATTCAAAGGAAAAAGCTTTGAATGATCTTGTTAAGCTTAAGGAGCTGTATAATAAAGATCCCAATAGCAGTATTCCCCCTAGTTTGTCTTATTTGATTCCGATAGCAAAAAATAATTATAAGTCTTCAATGAAAACCCCGCCTAAAATTTTTACTGTCAAATCTTTGCGTGAAGGATTTTTGACCGATTCGGATATGGGAGAAGTAAGTTTAGAGATTTATAGATATTATGAGAACATAAAGAAGAGTAAAAGCAGAATAATACATCTTGGACTTGATTTGTCTGGAGGGATGAGTGTTACCATTTCTCTTGATTATTCAAGTGTTGAAAAAAAATTAGGGCGTTCTTTGACCTTTGCTGAGAAAGAAGATGCTATTTATCGCATAATGCAAATTCTTAAGGATAGGGTAGATAGGTTCGGGCTTACAGAGCCTAAAATTGCAAGAGAGGCTGGAGGAAATAAAATTTTCTTAGATATTCCTGGAGAAAAAGATGAGAGTAGGGTAGGTACCCTTTTGAGTGGAAAAGGCAATTTGACTTTTTATGTGGTTGATGACGAATCTACATCCCTTTTGCATAAAAAAATTTTAGAAGCGGGCTCTCTTTTTTCTATTGCCGAAATTCAGACGAATATGAATCTTCCAGATAGTAAACAAATTTTTCCTTGGTATGTTAAAGATCCTTATGGAGTGGATGATGAGTCATCAGTTCGTTATTATGTAGTTGATGCAAGTCCTGAAAACTCATTTGACGGTGCTCACATTAAAGATGCTGGGGTTTCTAATGATCCTAGAACAGGTAGAGATATTGTTGCTTTTAACCTTGATGTTGATGGAAGTGAAAAATTTTTTAAATTTACTCAAAAAAATGTTGGAAAGTCTTTAGCTGTTGTTATGGAAGGTAAAATTAAGTCCGTGGCGGGAATTGGATATGCTATTACTGGTGGTAATGTTTCAATTCAAGGCGATTCTTTTGACAAAAAAGAAGCCCTAGATCTTGCGCTGGTGTTTAAAACTGCAGCTTTTCCGGTTGAGATTAAAATAGATGATTTGAGAATAATAGGTCCTACTCTTGGTGCTAAGACTATTGATCTTGGTGTTAAAGCTTCTGTGCTTGCTCTTTGTTTGGTTTTTTTATTTATGTGTGTTTATTATGGTTTGAGTGGCCTTGTGGCTGGATTTTCACTTGTTATTTATAATGTATTTTTAATTTTAGCAATATTGTCGGCCTTTAATTTTACTTTAACTTTAACAAGTATTGCAGGTCTTATTTTGACAATGGGTATGGCTGTGGATATAAATATAGTCATTTATGAGAGAATTAAAGAAGAAATTAGAGAAGGCAGAAAATTTGAAAAAGCTTTTGAAGATGGTTTTAAAAAGGCCTTTTTATCTATTATGGATGCAAATATAACGACATTTATTGCGGTGCTTTTTTTAACTCTTCTTGGAACGGGAGTTATTCAAGGTTTTGCATGGTCTCTTTCTGTTGGAATTGTGGCGTCTCTTTTTAGTAGTTTGATTTTTTCAAGATTTATTTTGGAATTTATCATATCTGTTAGAAAAAGCAAATTTGTAAGTATATCTTGGAGTTCAAAATATGCAAAGAGTAATTAA
- the yajC gene encoding preprotein translocase subunit YajC encodes MFLLQEFSSNSSFFRSLLVFAPVIAIFWFLVISPQRKEEKNKKEMIKNLKKGDKVLTIGGIFGVVKKLGDTDVILELSPNIEAVFVKNSIDKVLSEKNEVKKVL; translated from the coding sequence GTGTTTTTATTGCAAGAATTTAGCAGCAATAGTAGCTTTTTCCGAAGTTTATTAGTTTTTGCGCCTGTTATTGCTATCTTTTGGTTTTTAGTGATATCTCCTCAGCGCAAGGAAGAAAAGAATAAAAAAGAAATGATAAAAAATTTAAAAAAAGGTGATAAGGTATTAACAATAGGTGGAATTTTTGGAGTTGTGAAAAAACTAGGTGATACGGATGTTATTTTAGAATTAAGTCCAAATATTGAAGCAGTATTTGTAAAAAACTCTATTGATAAAGTTTTGTCCGAAAAAAATGAAGTTAAAAAGGTATTATAA
- the groL gene encoding chaperonin GroEL (60 kDa chaperone family; promotes refolding of misfolded polypeptides especially under stressful conditions; forms two stacked rings of heptamers to form a barrel-shaped 14mer; ends can be capped by GroES; misfolded proteins enter the barrel where they are refolded when GroES binds) — MAKDIYFNEDARKSLLSGVEKLSNAVKVTLGPKGRNVLIDKKFGSPTVTKDGVSVAREIELENPFENMGAQLLKEVAIKTNDVAGDGTTTATVLAYAIAREGLKNVSSGINPIGIKKGIDHAVSLAAEKIRQSAKKITTKEEIAQVASISANNDSYIGEKIAEAMDKVGKDGVITVEESKTFDTTISYVEGMQFDRGYLSPYFSTNKENMSVSFDDAFILIYEKKISSIKELLPVLEKVLGTNKPLLIIAEDIEGDALAALVLNSVRGALKVCAIKSPGFGDRRKAMLEDIAVLTGGVLISEELGLTLETVEIEQLGQAKTIKVDKDNTTIINAGNKEQIKERSELIKKQIEDSTSEYDKEKLQERLAKLVGGVAVINVGAVTEVELKEKKHRVEDALSATRAAVEEGVVPGGGSTLIEVAMYLDTIDTSKLSYEEKQGFEIVKRSLEEPMRQIISNAGFEGSIYIHQIKTEKKGLGFDASSFKWVNMIESGIIDPAKVTRSALQNAASIAGLLLTTECAITDIKEEKNTSGGGGYPMDPGMGMM; from the coding sequence ATGGCTAAAGACATATATTTTAATGAGGATGCTAGAAAAAGCTTACTTAGTGGCGTTGAAAAATTATCCAATGCTGTAAAAGTAACTCTTGGGCCAAAAGGGAGAAATGTTCTTATTGATAAAAAATTCGGTTCTCCAACAGTTACAAAAGATGGGGTTAGCGTTGCTCGTGAGATTGAGCTTGAAAATCCGTTTGAAAATATGGGAGCGCAGCTTTTAAAGGAAGTTGCTATTAAAACAAATGATGTTGCTGGTGATGGAACAACAACCGCCACTGTTCTTGCTTATGCTATTGCAAGAGAAGGCCTTAAGAATGTTTCCTCAGGAATTAATCCTATTGGGATAAAAAAGGGAATAGATCATGCTGTAAGTTTGGCTGCTGAAAAAATTCGTCAGTCTGCAAAGAAGATTACAACAAAGGAAGAGATTGCACAAGTGGCTTCAATTTCTGCTAATAATGACAGTTATATAGGTGAAAAAATTGCTGAGGCAATGGATAAAGTTGGAAAAGATGGGGTTATAACGGTTGAAGAGTCAAAAACTTTTGATACTACGATTTCTTATGTTGAGGGTATGCAATTTGACAGAGGGTACCTTTCTCCTTATTTTTCCACCAATAAAGAGAATATGAGCGTTAGTTTTGACGATGCTTTCATATTAATATATGAGAAGAAAATTAGCTCCATTAAAGAGCTTTTACCAGTTCTTGAGAAAGTTTTGGGAACAAATAAACCTTTATTAATTATTGCTGAGGACATTGAAGGGGATGCTCTTGCAGCTCTTGTTTTAAACAGCGTTAGAGGAGCTTTAAAGGTTTGTGCAATTAAATCGCCTGGTTTTGGTGATAGACGAAAAGCAATGCTTGAGGATATTGCAGTGCTTACTGGCGGTGTTTTAATCAGTGAGGAACTAGGCCTTACACTTGAGACAGTTGAGATTGAGCAACTTGGACAGGCTAAAACTATTAAGGTTGATAAAGATAATACTACTATTATTAATGCTGGCAATAAAGAACAAATAAAGGAGCGTTCAGAGCTTATTAAAAAACAAATTGAAGATTCAACATCTGAATATGATAAAGAAAAGCTTCAAGAGCGTCTTGCAAAGCTTGTTGGCGGAGTTGCTGTTATTAATGTTGGAGCTGTTACTGAAGTAGAGCTTAAGGAGAAAAAACATAGAGTTGAAGATGCTCTTTCTGCAACTCGTGCTGCTGTTGAAGAAGGTGTTGTGCCTGGTGGTGGATCAACCCTTATTGAAGTTGCTATGTATTTAGATACAATAGATACAAGCAAATTAAGCTATGAGGAAAAGCAAGGTTTTGAGATTGTAAAAAGAAGTCTTGAAGAGCCAATGAGACAGATTATTTCAAATGCCGGTTTTGAAGGATCTATTTATATTCATCAAATTAAAACTGAGAAAAAAGGGCTTGGGTTTGATGCTTCCAGCTTTAAGTGGGTAAATATGATTGAGAGTGGAATAATTGATCCTGCTAAGGTTACAAGAAGTGCGCTTCAAAATGCTGCTTCAATTGCTGGACTTTTATTAACAACAGAATGTGCAATCACCGATATTAAAGAAGAGAAAAATACTTCTGGTGGTGGCGGTTATCCTATGGACCCAGGAATGGGAATGATGTAA